The DNA sequence CCAGCATCACCGGTGCGATGTCAATTGCGATCAGTCTGCCATGCGGACCCAGCTGCCGGAGCAGGGCACGGGCAAAGTATCCGACCCCGGCACCGATGTCCAGCACTGTATTGTCAGGTGCGATGTCCAGTTCACGGACAATCCGGGTTGCGGGCAGCCGTTTCCGGCGCTCCGGTGCCAGCAGATGGCGTCGCTCTGCCGGATTGAAGCGGTGGGGCACTTTACTCCTGACGGAGCTTCTGGAGGGCGTTCAGCACCGCCTGAACGATCAGTTCCGCGGGCACCGCCTCATAAGTCCGGTTCTCCAGCTCCACGGTCCGGCATTGAGCAGGTCCGCACACATCACAGCACGGGCTCTGTCCGGTTGTGGCAGCAAGCCAGGATTCCAGCGGTCTGTTGTTGATCAGAATCCGGTTGGAGCGCAGGGGGTTCTGCCGGAATTCCTCCAGCGTCAGCGCCCGTTGCTCAACACTCAGTTCCACACCTGCCTGACTGAGTACCGGTTTCAGCAGGGCAACCGCCTGCTTTAGCTCCTCACCGGTTGAGCTGCAGCGGGGACAGGTGCGGTTGTCCTCAACCAGCCGTTCCCAGATGATGGTGATTTTCCGGTCCATTAGAACATTTTAGCCGATGCCGGATCAAAGGCAACTGCAGCACCCGGCTTGATTATCAATGCCCGGTGGCTATTATTAACGGTATGACTGCAGTCCTGGCGATCGGCGGCAACTCACTCATCCGCTCCAAGGAGCAGATCTCGTTTGCTGACCAGCTGGCGACCCTGAAGGCAAGCTGTGAACCGCTGGTGGCGCTCGTCCGACAGGGCGAGCGGGTAGTGATTACTCATGGCAACGGTCCGCAGGTCGGGTTCATTCTCCTCCGCTCCTATCTGGCGCGCAACCGTCTGCCTGAAATTCCGCTCGATGCCGCCAACGCCCAGACTCAGGCGGAGATCGGCTACATGATTCAGCAGGTGCTCGGCAACCTTTTCCTTCAGGCGGGAATCAGTCAGCCGGTGGTGACGGTGGTAACCCGGGTGCTGGTGGACAGAGATGACCCGGCATTTGCCAAGCCTTCAAAGCCGGTCGGTCCGTTCTATACCCGTGCCGAGGCGGTGAAACTGGAGCAGGAGCTGGGCTGGACCGTCAGGGAGGATTCAGGCCGGGGCTACCGTCGGATGGTGGCGTCGCCCCTGCCGCAGGCGGTAATTGAGCTTGAGGAGATCCGGAGTCTGGTCAATGCCGGTGCGGTGGTCATCGCCTGCGGTGGTGGCGGAATTCCGGTGATCCGGGAGAATGGTGAGCTGAAGGGGGTGGCAGCGGTGATTGACAAGGACCTGGCT is a window from the candidate division WOR-3 bacterium genome containing:
- a CDS encoding DUF2703 domain-containing protein — translated: MDRKITIIWERLVEDNRTCPRCSSTGEELKQAVALLKPVLSQAGVELSVEQRALTLEEFRQNPLRSNRILINNRPLESWLAATTGQSPCCDVCGPAQCRTVELENRTYEAVPAELIVQAVLNALQKLRQE
- the arcC gene encoding carbamate kinase, whose protein sequence is MTAVLAIGGNSLIRSKEQISFADQLATLKASCEPLVALVRQGERVVITHGNGPQVGFILLRSYLARNRLPEIPLDAANAQTQAEIGYMIQQVLGNLFLQAGISQPVVTVVTRVLVDRDDPAFAKPSKPVGPFYTRAEAVKLEQELGWTVREDSGRGYRRMVASPLPQAVIELEEIRSLVNAGAVVIACGGGGIPVIRENGELKGVAAVIDKDLASALLANLLGAERMIITTAVDRVYLNYGKPDAQPLAQVRAGELAEYQKQGHFPEGSMGPKIEAALRFLAGGGKEVLITDPDHLLAALEGRAGTRITE